cggtaaagaaaaacaaagagcacaaaaagacaacacaaaaaaagtcaaagcaatCATGGATGCTTAAAAAGGAATCTTaagaatatatatatgctACTTCTAACAGTTCTAGGACAAATGTTCATTAAACATACCTACTGATTTAAAGGGAAAGCTAAATTAgctgacaaaaaaagctttgcttCCATATTGAAACACTACTAGGAAATACATCAAGGCTGAATAACATCTGATAACGTAGCACTGTATTGTAAATATTAGGTCTTACCTTTGAGTGCAATGACCTTGCTTGCTGGATTCATAATGGCGCTGTCTGCTGAGATAGGCCTGCGGATTGGTGTGTTTGGATCGGCCATGTCAATGATCACCACCTGAGTCTGCTCGCCAACTTTCTCCCGGATGCAGATGAATTTATCCGACTCCATGGTTAGGGTGCTGAAGCCTATGTTGGATGGGTTGATTCCCAGATTTTGGAGCTACGAaggcgggggggggaaaagaaaagcaaattcaACCGTTTCCACCGATAAGCACTGACAGTTGTTATCATTTATTTGGAAAGCAGTCTGTTAAAACGACTTTCCTCTCAACAGTTAAGTTCAATAGCATGGCTGGGGGGGGTTTGTGCACTTGCGTGTGGTAAAGTAATTATCCAAGCGAGAAGCCACAACATTAAGACAGTGGTTCGTCAAGAGGATCTTTCCTGACACCTCCAGAGTCAGTTGGAGTGCTGGATAGAACCTGCTTACCATTTCCTTCAAAGGAAAACACCATCTTactcagcacaaaaaaaatcatcctgtGTATGATCATCACATGTAAAAGTTCAAGGAAGggcaggggggcgggggggatgTGCTATGTAATGTGCTGAGCCTTGCACCACTTCATCGCCATATTCCACAACAGGAAACTTGGGACCATTGTCCATCGAGATTGAAACAGGCCTGCCAAGTTCAGCCTCCTCCACTACACCATGTGACAATGGTGGGTGACATGTGAGCAGCTCAAGAGCGTGCAGCAAAAATACTGCACAAAATGCAAAGGAGAGGaacatttgttcattcatCTAGTCCTCTGAAAACCTCAAAAAGGGGAAAGGTTGTGGCTACTCCGTTTCCTTTTTCTCCCAAACGcaatctctctctcacacacttAAAACAACGCTGCAGAATGTCAAAGTCTTGAGCATAGCTGTCTGTATCCTTGCCAGCAAGTCACGGGACACCAGCAGGTCTGTTACAAGCAAAGTTCAAATGCCACGGTACAATAAACTCTtacaacaaaaggaaaatgtgcatttgaaaaatgccagtgtggcttttttcttttaaacatttgCCAAATCCACTTGCTGAGTCAAAATATGCAGTTGAACTTAAAAGCCATTTATAAGACTACTATTGCAGATCACAGTTAAACCAACGACCAATGAGAACAGTGCATGGATGTCAATCATGTGACAAACCCCTTATTTGACATCCAGGCAATTTAAAGTTCACTTAACAGAAGTTGGCACCATTCTACAGAAATGGATGATGTATGAAAATGCAAGCTTAGCATGACAACTCGTGCTTGTTAAGACTGAAAAGGGGAACATTTATAACTGATGGGTGAGAAACTGTTTCATGACACCCACTTGGTTTGCATACCAACTAGGGTTGGGCATAATAATCCATGCATCAATTAAGATTTTATTAATTGGACAGGGCCTTCCAAATAAGTGTGGTTGCTTGAAGCTGTTCTCTGCACTCCCACTCACGTTTACAAGCATTTGTGTTGACCGATTAAGTGGATCCATTTTTATCCATATCATGGGGTGACCATTTTGACACAGGTGAGACAGGTGCTCATTGCCCAGGTAatgaccaatcacggctcaacTTGTGAATGTCACCTGACCAAACGGAGAAAACAGGTGTCACCTAATTGTTACCTGATCAGCGATCCACTCGTGTCATTTTCAATTGACAGAAAGCTGCAGAATGGATGAAATTGGCTGGATTTTGCTGCTAAATTCATATCACACTAACGCAATACTAACCACAATACCACgtttagactagtggggctgcacagaacatagTTTTAGGAACGGTTTTTACTTTACTTCCTCCTTATCTTAAGGACCAAGTGAATTGTCAAAAATGCAGTATCTGCATTCACCCCTACATTTTGAAACCTTGACATTAAATACATTAGTGTCATATCAAAGGGTAATAATTTACTCCTACCCTGAGCACAAAGTGTAAAGACATCACATGACTCATTCTACCAATACAACTCTGCATGTTTTAAGGCGTTCCAATGCTACACCGATACTTTGTAAGGCATTCAAACAACGTTTCCTTAACGGTCATACAATTTCGggttgaaaaaacatttcaaagcaaagaaaacaggTTGACTTAACACAATCATTAAAATCAATCATTGTGTTGCTACAGTACATGCTTTTTTAGACAGTCAACTTTCCAAGATACGAGCGCTCTACTTGCTTTACGTGTCGGCCCTGTCAAGTACAGCAAATGCTCAGTTTAAGTCAGCCATATCATTTCAATCGACAATAATAATCAAAGGCCACATTAAAGCGAACAAGGGCGGCTCACGAAACTGTTAGCAAGATTGCTAGATGCTAAGCCAGATAAACGTCATCCACCCAGCTTGGCTAGTTAGCATAGCTTGCGAGGCTAACTTTACTTGTTAGCAATGTTTGCCTTAGATCAGAAAGTCTCAACGCCACAAGAGAATTCAAAGTGATTAAGGATGAATGAAAGCCACACATAAACCAAGGGATTAATTCATCAATGTACCTGCAGGTGCTCCTGAAAACGAATTGGCAGGATCTGAGCCATGGCGGgttctctccctctcctccGCTTTCCTCGAACGCTAACAAACTACGGTGTCTCTCAGATCCCAGCCGAACAGCCAGGAAACCTAAATTCAGAGGTTCCAAAGAGAAATGAAAGTGCTGTCGTTGTGATGGTACGTTTCGAATCGCTCGAGTCTAGCGAGCTTCCCTTGACCAACGGCGGGCTGCCACTATACCGACTCAGTGGATCCGCAATGGCGGTGGAGGTTAGCAAGCATAGAAAACATCCCGGAAATGGAAGTGCTCAGCCTGGCGGatgaatacaaatgaacattttgtaaaaagtgcatttttgtcAGTCACGTACGCTCTTTCATTGGTATTTCAGCAGTATTATTAATAGGTTATTCGATCAAAACAACGAATTCAAAAATATAGGACAAAAGGAAGTTACAGAACACAGATACATCTAGGGaactatttctttttcttcgcGCCTTGATTTTTGCCACATCATTCGTCTGTGTAAAAGGACGTTACGTGTTAAGCACTTGTTCCTGCCGACCAATTAGAAATAACAGCATGAATTGTATTCCAAATGTTTActtgtagtagtttttaagTAGTCGGGGGAGTAAGTCTGCTGCAACATGGCTGGCAAGAGCCCAAAAGAAAGTTGCCATTGCCCCAtatcaaagacaaaataatggCACTGCTTTAGATACAGCAATTGTAGTGTGTCAATAATCCCCCACATTTAGGGCTCCTTAATAGCTGTTACGGGCTGGTGTCTTGGAGGGGGGCCCCAGAGAGACGTCTGATATTGATCTGTATCAATGACCCCCAAAAGAGTCAGGAATTTCGAAATACCCTAATTAGTTACGTTTTTATCATTCTGAAAATGATCCAGCACAGACAGTCATTGAAATGTATCATATTATATCATGACTATAAGGGGCCAGTACTATTTCTGTCTGGGCCACTACAACTTGGCTCATGGTGGGTCACCACTTTAAATACCTTTGCTTTCAATGTTGGTATTTAACATACagtattatttacatgttaattatttaataaaatctatttttgccTTGGCATCatggtggggttttttttttttgggggggggggggggggggaatccaTGGTTCCTTTgtaaacagacaaacaaagaaagaaagaaagttttGGGTCAGTTCAGTGTAGTAAGTCGGCCACAGCGAGTACCCAAGTCCTCATTTCCCCTTTTAACATCCACAATTTCTTTGACCAGAGGATGTTACCTTCATTGCTCAATGTAAAACAAACTGCTGGGTAAGCAAGCTTAAATTTCTACAGAtgtgttcttttttccttgttcttcctttttgctgagttatcATATATGTTGATCTGTTCTAAAACTCAAATTGTTTAATATTGCCTGTTTGTTAGCAGGATAGACTTGACCTTTTGCGTGCAGCTTcaaaaaaaagtatcaaaGGTAGCAATCTAAAGATGTAACTATAGTTTGTTGGCGACTACCTTTAAATGAAGGTTCTTAATCTCAATTTGATGTTTCTTGATTAACTAAAGGCTAAAAGAAATTGCTGCACACAGTATAGTGCACACATACCCCatgatttgtttgtattttgttttatgtaaTGATTGTGACAAGGCGTAATATGTTGCCTTGAACACTACAATCATGGCACTCATAAAGAGAAGAGAAGTGAAGTATGTCACAATTGTGGCCTTCGGACTCTAAGGATATCATATAGGAGGTCATAGTCTTGGCCTattacggaaaaaaaaaacagcagtagttttttttccatgttccCTCTTCTAATAAATGTTCTCATCCCACATTTTACACATCATCTGCAGCATTACACAAAAGTGTCAAATGACTTGCAGCTGACAAAACCTTTCCCTTGCACATTTTGACCGTTAGTGCACTCCGGTGCTTTGGCGAGGATTGTGGTACAGATGGGAGCTCTGTCTTCCTCTGGGTGGGTCCATCTCAGAGACTCAGAAGGGCTGCCAACTTGCATCCGGAAAAGCTGCGCTTAAGTCTCCATGGACTCCTCTgctctctttctgtctctttTCGTGCTTTCCTTGAAACACAGGagataaataagaataaaaagaaCGTTTTCTAAGTGTCTTTGTTTGAGATGTTCCACTCTGGGGGAAGGTTTTTATTCCCTAAAAGACATTTAGCATTGCTTTTAGATGGCCAAACAAACATGTCTGCCTGATAGCTGTAACATTTAATTCCAAGTCTCTGCTTGCACCTCCATATTCTCAAATGAATCTTTACTGGCATTCAGGAAACTACAACCAGAACCTTTGAACCACTTCTGGCATGAAGTTACTATTTGACTACCATTGAGAGTTTGCTTCCTGTATGCAAGTGAAGTTTAATTTGAAAGATGACGCCCTCTCGCGGCCGCAAGCTTTAATTGAAACTTTATGGACTTGTTGAAGGTTTTCAGTGAAGATACTCATAATCCACTGAAGAGAATGTGATCACttattttataaattaatACAAATTCACTTGCCTATGCCACGGTAGTTCCACAAAAAATGTACTCAAGTTGGCAAGAAATATTACTAAAGAAATTATTTGAGTAAGAACAAGCATtcagtggggggaaaaaaactactCAAGAAGCCTGCTAAGTAAATAACAGGGCATGAATGTCAAACAgccaaaaatatgaattaatatgcattaatgcaaaaataaattaaggaCATCCATTACtcaaatgataataaaagtacTTTATATTTCAAGGACTGGAAGATCTGGCAACACATGAAATATACAGTTACAAATAATTCCTTACTTTAAAATTGGTGCCTATTCATGCGGTTGACATGACTTTTCATAAGGACACCCAAATATGTTAACACAATAAAGTCACGACAAACTGAAGGTGTGCACAAATTTCATCATGATTAGACATTGCCCCTGCCCCGGAGGAGGAGCCACACAGATCAGAATAAATGTTTGGGTTGGGATTACTCACTGTTACATCTCCCTCTGTGCAGCACAACATGAAATCAAGTACAGGTatgacatttcaaatattttaccatattttgtcattgttgtttggattttacaagtgtttttattctttagtTTTTGGATGCCTTGTTTTGTACCTCCAAACTATTTGAATGGGCAACAACATCCTGACTCTCATTCATAGTTTAACCTTAAAACTATCCTTAAACTCAACATGGTGTCTCACTAGAAAATTATTAGCTACTCCAATGAATACTGtaatcccccccaaaaaagttttATGATAGGAAAAGCAAACAGTGATCCATTAGTCGAGCACCAAAATAAGAAGTTGCATGGTCACATGCGCTCTGTGAAGAATTTCATGTATCCAAATTGTACTGTTACATTTATCTAAGTGGAAAAGAACAGTAAAGTTGAGGCACTTACTGTATTCTGTTAATGTAACACTATGTGACGCCGACAGAATCTCACCTAGATTGTGAAACATTCATGGATAACAATTTGAGCACAAAATTATTAtatacacaaaaagaaaaatatttatgattGAATCCGTATTCTTGATTGATAACAAAGAAGAGTGACAGTAAAGCTTTCCTGTTATGATTCCACAGACATTAAATCGTTACTAACTACCGTTTGCAGTACACACTATCTTTATTTCAGTGAGACTGGAGATTACAGAAGGGTTCACGCTGACCCTCCTTGAAAGAGAGCAAAGATTACGATCATTCACAGGAAGTTGAACCCTATTTTATGGTCCTTGCTAAAGAGTGCAAAACACTCTCTTTAATGCTGATTCCTGAGTTCAGTAGATCGAAGCGACTTTCGCAGAGTTCAAAGTTCAACATGATGGACTTCTCCCATAACTGATTTATTAGTCTTTCTTTTGGCTCCATGTTAAGGAAATGAGattgttttaaatattcacattACCAAATATactttttccctctctctgtTTAATCCAACTTTATTGTTAAACAGAGAACAGCGACAACATCAGCCAGCCTCCCAATGAAAAAAGGTAAAGTATATCATGAATACTCATTTCTTttgatattttgcttttttgctcAGCGTGACATTTTGAGTTTAGGAACACTGTAATCTTGAATCCGCTGGGacaaagataagataagatttTATTGTGACATCTTATCGTGACAATCTCCTTCAGGAGGATAATTTTTTAACTACATTGAAAtcattgaatgaaaatgacatctaGTCTCATTTCTTCCTGTGAAGGCAATTTCGATTTAATCCCAAAGAAGGAATAGACAACCCGATGATGGTCATAGAAGGTACGTTCTTAAGACCTTCGAATCATATACACAGTAGGCATTTAAGTTTCGTTCCATCCCTTGACTTCCAGAATGGACACCCAGAGCGCGTCTGTGTGTGCTAAAAAGGGACGAAGGGGAGACCTTTGGCTTCCATCTGAGAGCGGAGTGGGACCAACAAGGTCACATTATCAGAAGGGTGCTTTCTGGGGGCATTGCAGCTCGCTGTGGACTTGAAGATGGAGACAGGCTTCTTGAAGTCAACAACATCTATGTAGATGGTGCAACTCACCAGGAGGTAAATCAGTATACTGTCCAAATTTATATACTATTAGTGAGtgctatgtttttctttttttttgagctGAAGTTGTTTTGGATCAGGTCTCCAGGAGAATACGGCTAAGCGGACATCACGTATGCTTACTGGTTCTGGATGGGGAGGCGTACGAGAAGGCAATCGCCATGGGACGTGACCTCCGCGATATTGCGAAAGCCTTTAAGGGTGAAGACTTTAAAGCACCAAGACTGTGTCACATCACACGGGATCCTGTCTTGGGTCTAGGCATCAATTTCACACCTGTTGGAGGTACGCCACTCTTGCCGCTCACATGTTGGAGAAGAAAGACTGTGTTGATTTTTGTCACGTAGCTGAAAAGGGCTGCTTCTCTGTCAACCCGGTGGACGGAGGGCCGGCTGAAAACGCCGGCGTACTTAAAGGGGATCGCCTGGTGTGGATGAATGGAGCCCTGCTTTCAGATCTCACACACTCTGCACTTAGTAGAATGGTATAAACAGCTTAATACGAAAAGGGCAAGGTCCAGAATTATTTGGACAATCAAGGAATCTATATGAGATGGAATATTTCCTTTGAGGAAATTTTGACTTAATtcctaaatattttaattcaagAGGAAACTCTTGAATTAAAATCAGTACCCACCAAAAATATTGTCCAATTACTTCTAGACTGACCTGTATGAGCAAGATGCCATCTTCcagtcatttttctttgcagatGAAAAAATGTGGCAAATACATCACCATCCTCGTGATTGACAGCAAGAATGAGAAAACGTACACTGCACTACGGATGCCCATCCTCCCTTCTATGGCGGTTCCACACAATCTGCCTTATAGACCAAGAAAACTAGATTTGGATTTGGCACCTGAGGGATACGGTTTTTTCCTTCGCTTTGAGAAAGCTCCTTCGGGTCGTACAGGTGAGAGCTCACAATTGTGTTCAACGCAGAGATTGcattttggccttttttttttttatatacacgACAGCTCATGTCCTGCGTATGGTGGATTCTGGCAGTCCAGCAGAGAGGGCTGGGATGCAAGATGGCGACGTGCTGCTGGACGTGAACGGAGAGTCCACGGAGTTGCTACATCACGATGAGATTGTGacaagagtgagagagagcggACAACATATTTCACTTAGCACCATCACTCCACAGGGCCATGATTTTTACACGCAGGTGGGCGTCGCTATTTTTCCCGTCTGTAAATTTCAGTCGGGCCTGGTAGTAAAGCCTGGTCGATTTTTGCAGTTAGGTCTATCACCACTCCTCTTCTGTGAGGATGACGCTATTCAAATGGAAAGTGGGGAAGCATCAGAAGACAGCCcacaagctgaagaaggaccATCAGGCTTCAACCTTGACTGTACACCACAGTGTCCCGAGACCTTCATCAGTCAAGTAGGGTTGAAAATACCATTTTTCAATTCACCTCTGCATGAAGTTAACATTTGCTCTTTTGTTTAGGTGGCCCCAGGGAGCCCGGGAAAGAAATCAGAACTATTCGTGGGTGATATAGTGATGGAAGTTAATGGACAAAATGTGAGGGACCAATACCTGGAAGATGTCGTTGTGCTTGATAAGGAAGATTCTGACAACAGTGGAGCACTTTCTATCACCACCTGTGAGGTGAAAgaatattttagaaaaaataaaaataagcatTCTATAACGGTatacaatatttacattgcatTTCTGTCTCATTCTTAACAGGACACAGAGGTTTCCCGCCTGTGAAATGACTTGATTGCCACGACCTACACTCCAACTATTCAGACTgcatacatttattatttgtgtaaataaacaaatctcACAATAATTTTGTGCTgtgcaatatttcatttgtttcaacAAATGTGCTCACTTAGAGTTGCAGTAATTATGGAAAGTGGGGAAACACAAACAGTTCTACTAATCTTATGAGAAGATGAGGAATTTCATTTCAAgggttttaaattaattataaGGGATACATGACAATTTATCAATTATTACTCCTATGAATTTCTAATCCTTAACACGTTCTAGTTATACACCAACTGCTAATCTAGTCTACCCTTTAGTGTACTgcgtaaaaatatatataacacGAACATTATTTAAAGAAAAGCAATTCAGACACTGTATGACAACAGTTACCTTACTTTTGGGACTGAATAAAGCTAACGGCACGTAATGAAACGTCACGAGACTCTGGCTCAAATTTCGACGACTCTATGAATCAAACACCAAGGGTTACATTCGTTCTCTTTAATTTTTATGACGATATTGGTGACGAACGTATAAAATAGCGACACATTAGCACAGATGGGGTTAAAGGACATTGTCGCCTTACCTTGTCAGGAGGAGGACTGGTTCTTATAAAAAACATTCTACCTTTTCCTGTCTGGAAACGAGTCCGGTATTAACTGTAAGTGCGACACCATTTTTTTGAGAAAAACTACATTTTGATATACAGCGTATTGTATTGACATAgaatttgaataaatacagtaatgcctcgtttatcgcggataattggttccaaaaaccacccgcgataagtgaaatccgcgaagtacggtcaccaacaagaagtactgggcaggctagcggaaagatgctaattcgcgatcgtgctaacacgcgaaaacggacttctaaaggaatataaacgaacatttggagcaatactacattgtcctaaaggttagacacgtttcctcaatttagaagttttattttgacttataaatgtttttttaatttggaaaaaaaaatctgcgatgtagtgaagccacgataaacgaaacgcgaagtagtgAGGGatcactatatatatatatatatatatatatatatatatatatatatatatatatatatatatatatatatatatatatatatatatatatatatatgcctcTTGCCTCTTTAAGGGCTAGAGTAAAatagttgttttttcttctcaggtgcaaacatgcaaatctttgtgaagacttTGACTGGCAAGACTATCACCCTTGAAGTTGAGGCCAGTGACACTGTTGAGAATGTGAAGGCCAAAATTCAGGACAAGGAAGGTATTCCCCCTGACCAGCAGAGGTTGATCTTTGCTGGCAAGCAGCTAGAAGATGGCCGCACCCTGTCCGACTACAACATCCAGAAGGAGTCCACCCTCCACCTCGTCCTGCGTTTGCGAGGTGGAATGCAGATATTTGTGAAGACCCTTACCGGCAAGACCATTACGCTTGAGGTTGAAG
The sequence above is drawn from the Syngnathus acus chromosome 14, fSynAcu1.2, whole genome shotgun sequence genome and encodes:
- the pdzd3b gene encoding PDZ domain containing 3b; protein product: MFGLGLLTVTSPSVQHNMKSSTENSDNISQPPNEKRQFRFNPKEGIDNPMMVIEEWTPRARLCVLKRDEGETFGFHLRAEWDQQGHIIRRVLSGGIAARCGLEDGDRLLEVNNIYVDGATHQEVSRRIRLSGHHVCLLVLDGEAYEKAIAMGRDLRDIAKAFKGEDFKAPRLCHITRDPVLGLGINFTPVGAEKGCFSVNPVDGGPAENAGVLKGDRLVWMNGALLSDLTHSALSRMMKKCGKYITILVIDSKNEKTYTALRMPILPSMAVPHNLPYRPRKLDLDLAPEGYGFFLRFEKAPSGRTAHVLRMVDSGSPAERAGMQDGDVLLDVNGESTELLHHDEIVTRVRESGQHISLSTITPQGHDFYTQLGLSPLLFCEDDAIQMESGEASEDSPQAEEGPSGFNLDCTPQCPETFISQVAPGSPGKKSELFVGDIVMEVNGQNVRDQYLEDVVVLDKEDSDNSGALSITTCEDTEVSRL